From a single Nicotiana tomentosiformis chromosome 2, ASM39032v3, whole genome shotgun sequence genomic region:
- the LOC104114003 gene encoding putative E3 ubiquitin-protein ligase RF298 isoform X2, with product MIVEKKMNMVNHNSGECADEKSLAISAQEKGSRNKRKFLSESPLDIPVDAPALSLTEFPRYELLEEKHQSTPNGVGSLEGRCHKSNEKQGVETLQHADWDDTIACQLMELLFHNLSATFQSAIKRIVECGYSEEIAEWVILRSGLYHGSKDAVSTIVDGALALLSREKELDSSTPLIFEDLNSLVEYTMLEMICVLREVKPAFTVAEAMWCLLICDLNLLHACAIEGDLLGELCGLESPRESSSGSKFAQTKEASEVIQSNMDNKLQSSKPSMPIAQSLHSEVPCADVIAQLQESIYSHLHEVGITGNESSSGLIRENILSLSKAAILEDKSGTAKRGSSKKDILRQKSFHFEKSYKGRMCKGSFKAKLTTWGSMVLDKTLNSESGSSGFVMKSTYSKVTASLKTNGPLAEGSSHSSSTSPSIAPSSETSSVQPTQDTICALPAVNTNTLAVVDYYAGIPYDESLGKHVPQNEKDETILLLISRMQTLQKELQGWTDWANEKVMQAARRLGKDKGELKMLRQEKEEAEKSQKEKQMVEENTTKRLSEMEYALSNASGQIKMANSSLRRLEVENAVLKKEMEAAKLAAVASATNFHQAVAREQEILKKCQAWEIEKGSLQDDFSTLKQKAAHLEQELERAKKRQNQFKALSEQEERGKQRVLQQADSVKAEREQWGVESKMEEDNMREMAESNMQKCKEDIRKLESEIARLRLQSEGSKIEALRRGIDTRLQSPKITKNSALFDDNFGSRSVEMERECVMCLTEEMSVVFLPCAHQVLCGQCNVLHEKQGMNDCPSCRTPIKKRINVGFAHSFSS from the exons ATGATCGTTGAAAAGAAAATGAACATGGTGAATCATAACAGCGGTGAATGTGCTGATGAGAAGTCATTGGCAATATCAGCGCAGGAAAAAGGAAGTAGGAACAAGAGGAAATTCTTATCTGAGTCTCCTCTAGATATTCCTGTTGATGCACCTGCCCTGTCCCTTACTGAATTTCCTAGATATGAATTATTAGAGGAAAAACATCAAAGCACACCTAACGGGGTCGGTTCACTCGAGGGTAGGTGTCATAAGTCCAATGAGAAACAAGGAGTGGAAACCTTACAACACGCCGACTGGGACGATACAATAGCATGTCAGCTAATGgaacttttatttcataacttgtCCGCAACTTTCCAAAGCGCAATCAAAAGGATTGTTGAATGCGGATATAGTGAGGAAATAGCTGAATGGGTCATTTTAAGGAGTGGCCTTTATCACGGTAGCAAGGATGCTGTCTCAACTATTGTTGACGGTGCCTTGGCTCTACTAAGTAGGGAAAAAGAATTGGATTCCTCTACACCTCTCATATTTGAGGATTTAAATAGCCTGGTTGAGTACACTATGTTGGAGATGATATGCGTGCTGAGGGAGGTTAAGCCAGCTTTTACCGTCGCAGAAGCAATGTGGTGCCTTTTAATATGTGATCTGAACCTGTTACATGCATGCGCCATAGAAGGAGATCTTCTGGGCGAGCTATGCGGTTTAGAAAGTCCACGAGAAAGCTCATCTGGTTCAAAATTTGCTCAAACAAAGGAGGCTTCTGAAGTGATTCAATCGAACATGGATAATAAACTACAATCGTCAAAACCTTCAATGCCGATTGCTCAAAGTTTGCATTCTGAAGTTCCATGTGCCGATGTAATCGCTCAATTGCAGGAGTCCATATACTCACATCTTCATGAAGTGGGAATTACAGGGAACGAGAGTTCCTCAGGGCTTATCAGGGAGAATATATTGTCTTTGTCGAAAGCAGCAATTTTAGAAGACAAATCTGGAACTGCGAAAAGGGGGTCGTCTAAGAAGGATATTCTTAGGCAAAAGTCATTTCATTTCGAGAAAAGCTACAAAGGTCGTATGTGTAAGGGTTCCTTTAAAGCGAAACTCACCACCTGGGGCAGTATGGTTTTGGACAAGACGCTCAACTCTGAATCTGGTTCTTCTGGTTTTGTAATGAAGAGTACTTACTCTAAGGTAACGGCTTCACTTAAAACCAATGGTCCTTTAGCAGAAGGAAGCTCTCATAGTTCAAGCACCTCCCCGTCCATCGCACCTTCAAGTGAAACTTCTAGTGTGCAACCGACTCAAGATACTATTTGTGCATTGCCTGCTGTTAACACAAATACCCTTGCTGTTGTAGACTATTACGCTGGTATTCCGTACGATGAGTCTTTGGGCAAACATGTCCCACAAAATGAGAAAGATGAAACTATATTGTTGCTAATTTCCCGTATGCAGACGCTGCAGAAAGAGCTCCAAGGGTGGACTGATTGGGCCAATGAGAAGGTTATGCAGGCCGCTCGGAGGCTTGGAAAGGACAAGGGGGAGCTTAAAATGCTGAGGCAAGAGAAAGAAGAGGCTGAGAAGTCTCAGAAGGAGAAGCAAATGGTGGAGGAAAACACCACGAAGAGGCTTTCTGAAATGGAGTATGCATTGTCAAATGCCAGTGGCCAGATTAAGATGGCTAACTCTTCTCTTCGCAGACTTGAGGTGGAGAATGCTGTGCTAAAGAAGGAGATGGAGGCTGCGAAGCTGGCTGCCGTGGCATCTGCTACAAACTTCCACCAAGCTGTTGCAAGGGAGCAAGAGATATTGAAGAAGTGTCAAGCATGGGAGATAGAGAAGGGCTCACTGCAGGACGACTTCTCTACCCTGAAGCAAAAAGCAGCTCATTTGGAGCAGGAACTTGAGAGAGCCAAAAAGCGCCAGAACCAGTTTAAG GCTCTGTCGGAGCAGGAGGAGAGGGGGAAACAAAGGGTTCTTCAGCAGGCTGATTCCGTTAAGGCTGAAAGGGAGCAATGGGGAGTTGAGAGTAAAATGGAGGAGGATAATATGAGAGAAATGGCAGAGAGCAACATGCAAAAGTGTAAAGAAGATATCCGAAAGCTTGAGAGTGAAATTGCTCGATTGAGATTGCAGTCTGAAGGTTCAAAAATAGAGGCACTTCGAAGAGGCATCGACACGAGGCTGCAGTCTCCTAAAATCACAAAGAACTCTGCACTCTTTGACGACAATTTTGGCTCTAGA
- the LOC104114003 gene encoding putative E3 ubiquitin-protein ligase RF298 isoform X1, whose product MAFHCNSGTTDKDLSNRITTERVMIVEKKMNMVNHNSGECADEKSLAISAQEKGSRNKRKFLSESPLDIPVDAPALSLTEFPRYELLEEKHQSTPNGVGSLEGRCHKSNEKQGVETLQHADWDDTIACQLMELLFHNLSATFQSAIKRIVECGYSEEIAEWVILRSGLYHGSKDAVSTIVDGALALLSREKELDSSTPLIFEDLNSLVEYTMLEMICVLREVKPAFTVAEAMWCLLICDLNLLHACAIEGDLLGELCGLESPRESSSGSKFAQTKEASEVIQSNMDNKLQSSKPSMPIAQSLHSEVPCADVIAQLQESIYSHLHEVGITGNESSSGLIRENILSLSKAAILEDKSGTAKRGSSKKDILRQKSFHFEKSYKGRMCKGSFKAKLTTWGSMVLDKTLNSESGSSGFVMKSTYSKVTASLKTNGPLAEGSSHSSSTSPSIAPSSETSSVQPTQDTICALPAVNTNTLAVVDYYAGIPYDESLGKHVPQNEKDETILLLISRMQTLQKELQGWTDWANEKVMQAARRLGKDKGELKMLRQEKEEAEKSQKEKQMVEENTTKRLSEMEYALSNASGQIKMANSSLRRLEVENAVLKKEMEAAKLAAVASATNFHQAVAREQEILKKCQAWEIEKGSLQDDFSTLKQKAAHLEQELERAKKRQNQFKALSEQEERGKQRVLQQADSVKAEREQWGVESKMEEDNMREMAESNMQKCKEDIRKLESEIARLRLQSEGSKIEALRRGIDTRLQSPKITKNSALFDDNFGSRSVEMERECVMCLTEEMSVVFLPCAHQVLCGQCNVLHEKQGMNDCPSCRTPIKKRINVGFAHSFSS is encoded by the exons ATGGCCTTCCACTGCAACAGTGGGACTACTGATAAAGATTTGAGTAATAGGATTACAACGGAACGTGTAATGATCGTTGAAAAGAAAATGAACATGGTGAATCATAACAGCGGTGAATGTGCTGATGAGAAGTCATTGGCAATATCAGCGCAGGAAAAAGGAAGTAGGAACAAGAGGAAATTCTTATCTGAGTCTCCTCTAGATATTCCTGTTGATGCACCTGCCCTGTCCCTTACTGAATTTCCTAGATATGAATTATTAGAGGAAAAACATCAAAGCACACCTAACGGGGTCGGTTCACTCGAGGGTAGGTGTCATAAGTCCAATGAGAAACAAGGAGTGGAAACCTTACAACACGCCGACTGGGACGATACAATAGCATGTCAGCTAATGgaacttttatttcataacttgtCCGCAACTTTCCAAAGCGCAATCAAAAGGATTGTTGAATGCGGATATAGTGAGGAAATAGCTGAATGGGTCATTTTAAGGAGTGGCCTTTATCACGGTAGCAAGGATGCTGTCTCAACTATTGTTGACGGTGCCTTGGCTCTACTAAGTAGGGAAAAAGAATTGGATTCCTCTACACCTCTCATATTTGAGGATTTAAATAGCCTGGTTGAGTACACTATGTTGGAGATGATATGCGTGCTGAGGGAGGTTAAGCCAGCTTTTACCGTCGCAGAAGCAATGTGGTGCCTTTTAATATGTGATCTGAACCTGTTACATGCATGCGCCATAGAAGGAGATCTTCTGGGCGAGCTATGCGGTTTAGAAAGTCCACGAGAAAGCTCATCTGGTTCAAAATTTGCTCAAACAAAGGAGGCTTCTGAAGTGATTCAATCGAACATGGATAATAAACTACAATCGTCAAAACCTTCAATGCCGATTGCTCAAAGTTTGCATTCTGAAGTTCCATGTGCCGATGTAATCGCTCAATTGCAGGAGTCCATATACTCACATCTTCATGAAGTGGGAATTACAGGGAACGAGAGTTCCTCAGGGCTTATCAGGGAGAATATATTGTCTTTGTCGAAAGCAGCAATTTTAGAAGACAAATCTGGAACTGCGAAAAGGGGGTCGTCTAAGAAGGATATTCTTAGGCAAAAGTCATTTCATTTCGAGAAAAGCTACAAAGGTCGTATGTGTAAGGGTTCCTTTAAAGCGAAACTCACCACCTGGGGCAGTATGGTTTTGGACAAGACGCTCAACTCTGAATCTGGTTCTTCTGGTTTTGTAATGAAGAGTACTTACTCTAAGGTAACGGCTTCACTTAAAACCAATGGTCCTTTAGCAGAAGGAAGCTCTCATAGTTCAAGCACCTCCCCGTCCATCGCACCTTCAAGTGAAACTTCTAGTGTGCAACCGACTCAAGATACTATTTGTGCATTGCCTGCTGTTAACACAAATACCCTTGCTGTTGTAGACTATTACGCTGGTATTCCGTACGATGAGTCTTTGGGCAAACATGTCCCACAAAATGAGAAAGATGAAACTATATTGTTGCTAATTTCCCGTATGCAGACGCTGCAGAAAGAGCTCCAAGGGTGGACTGATTGGGCCAATGAGAAGGTTATGCAGGCCGCTCGGAGGCTTGGAAAGGACAAGGGGGAGCTTAAAATGCTGAGGCAAGAGAAAGAAGAGGCTGAGAAGTCTCAGAAGGAGAAGCAAATGGTGGAGGAAAACACCACGAAGAGGCTTTCTGAAATGGAGTATGCATTGTCAAATGCCAGTGGCCAGATTAAGATGGCTAACTCTTCTCTTCGCAGACTTGAGGTGGAGAATGCTGTGCTAAAGAAGGAGATGGAGGCTGCGAAGCTGGCTGCCGTGGCATCTGCTACAAACTTCCACCAAGCTGTTGCAAGGGAGCAAGAGATATTGAAGAAGTGTCAAGCATGGGAGATAGAGAAGGGCTCACTGCAGGACGACTTCTCTACCCTGAAGCAAAAAGCAGCTCATTTGGAGCAGGAACTTGAGAGAGCCAAAAAGCGCCAGAACCAGTTTAAG GCTCTGTCGGAGCAGGAGGAGAGGGGGAAACAAAGGGTTCTTCAGCAGGCTGATTCCGTTAAGGCTGAAAGGGAGCAATGGGGAGTTGAGAGTAAAATGGAGGAGGATAATATGAGAGAAATGGCAGAGAGCAACATGCAAAAGTGTAAAGAAGATATCCGAAAGCTTGAGAGTGAAATTGCTCGATTGAGATTGCAGTCTGAAGGTTCAAAAATAGAGGCACTTCGAAGAGGCATCGACACGAGGCTGCAGTCTCCTAAAATCACAAAGAACTCTGCACTCTTTGACGACAATTTTGGCTCTAGA